One genomic segment of Myxocyprinus asiaticus isolate MX2 ecotype Aquarium Trade chromosome 14, UBuf_Myxa_2, whole genome shotgun sequence includes these proteins:
- the LOC127451139 gene encoding MHC class II transactivator-like isoform X2: MLNVDMSTSHSCCPVMVPFEDVLFQVRKALQVGPSLVHKLLKELHEANVFSTQYYLSLFKHGEAGKQSLCEMIFNDEEDLARKLSLPIWQKWDISQGILDSAFSKEEDLDQFTDVIDAEAQDIVSDPAFELLPDSVILEYLDSILSGAIEDLLDPDFLDKDYLNFPGDTDTTCTLTPEEDPFTEKRQISKRKGETTLNKPSHHKRNKKETVCAESPSNERMATIMSEGNFRLSSNTFQHVLQVPLTSISAFDSPPLLPTSGGPAFQIIQTLCPLTPPLISTVVQTGPTYVLVSPQSVSPGTQILPLSPTDGTVAPPELTTSVLPIGSLSDSVSKSLPSVSVGTLSPTEVSNRQPQKNTESSPLKTERKVRPEAPKCVMDYVCHAKTHMNNSCCVMRGGLRMESHYIEMHLVQRKLLIKSGKNANKCLEKELVVLSDSERKQGKLDRSQLFHNTASRPKQSVALLGKAGVGKTTFIQRLCLDWASGSLPQFQFIFLLNCKILDLTQSSYSLKSLLLDLSMSPRCKDSDAVFKHILSSPDEVLIIFDSFDDIKDFEGLLQSPAKSPTGNKYTIKQLFSGLFQKEILSGCTLLIATRPKDVLNQVLRKMDSLLELCCFSPEDIELYTSKYFRDMSIRENALTKIKTQRYIYSLCSNPLLCWITCYLLEHQDGCCDTMPSTLTDLYQRVTSKHLQLANQENSILDNKNRQNIPQLCKMAWECFKNQNTHANLISSTELVDYGLKSGILTSYETLAHQENHFADLFTQNLLGAVHLVQSKQVNEKMLIAHGGVHQKKRKIQGESQDVMQRFVTGLLLQKTPTDGISILESSMDLQAKMKAVEAHLENLKPNELVPARLLELFHCVYETNSGKFAKLLLKNLPQNLSFCGVQLCPSDVYVICHLLQHAIALKRSFSINLQDTCIPISGLKELVRLQCIKSFWAHTADTIGLWEDLHQSNDELNLKSAIEKFTLNPFKATQGYHIENLPLLVQIHREKKLPMSEFVSALDEGVPALMQLQRVEFELGVQNGPELFPKLIEVLPSLQSLEHLDLEKNKIGDSGAEKLAGALHFLASLRLLNLSQNCIGDAGVEKLSQALVSVPSLQSLSLYGNLIADTGAEHLATVLPDIKLLQDLDIKFNKFTDIGAKKLSAALKKCTGMKSLELWNDFIPYGVFEHLHHQDSRIRSL, translated from the exons ATGCTGAATGTTGACATGAGCACATCTCACAGTTGTTGTCCAGTCATGGTGCCTTTTGAAGATGTGCTGTTTCAGGTGAGAAAAGCGTTACAGGTCGGCCCGAGCCTAGTGCACAAACTCCTCAAAGAGCTGCATGAAGCAAATGTCTTCTCCACACAATACTACCTGTCCCTCTTTAAGCATGGTGAAGCTGGAAAGCAGAGTCTGTGTGAAATGATTTTTAATGATGAAGAGGATCTGGCCAGGAAACTCTCTTTACCTATTTGGCAAAAGTGGGACATCAGTCAAGGCATCCTGGATTCAGCTTTCAGCAAAGAGGAGGATTTGGATCAATTTACAGATGTTATTG ATGCTGAAGCGCAAGATATTGTCTCAGATCCAGCGTTTGAACTCTTGCCTG ACAGTGTTATCTTGGAATACCTTGATTCCATTCTGAGTGGAGCAATCGAAGACTTATTGG ATCCCGATTTCCTTGATAAAGATTATCTAAATTTTCCAG GCGACACAGACACAACCTGCACGCTGACACCAGAGGAAGATCCTTTTACAGAAAAAAGGCAAATTTCAAAACGCAAAG GTGAAACAACTCTGAACAAACCTTCCCACCATAAACGCAACAAGAAAG aaacagtgtgtgcAGAAAGTCCCTCGAATGAAAGGATGGCCACCATTATGTCTGAGGGTAATTTCCGCTTAAGCTCAAATACATTCCAGCATGTATTACAAGTACCTTTGACTAGCATCAGTGCCTTCGACAGTCCCCCTCTTCTGCCCACTAGTG GTGGTCCAGCATTCCAGATCATCCAGACCCTCTGTCCTCTTACACCACCTTTAATAAGCACTGTGGTTCAAACAGGGCCCACATATGTGCTTG TGTCACCCCAATCTGTGAGTCCAGGCACTCAAATACTTCCTCTTTCACCTA CTGATGGCACAGTTGCCCCACCAGAACTCACTACGTCAGTCCTCCCAATTGGCTCATTATCAGACAGTGTGAGCAAGAGTTTACCATCGGTATCTGTAGGCACTCTCTCTCCAACAGAAG TTTCAAATAGACAGCCACAAAAGAACACTGAATCCTCTCCTCTCAAAACAGAAAGGAAAGTCCGTCCAGAAGCACCAA AATGCGTGATGGACTACGTGTGTCATGCCAAAACCCACATGAACAATTCTTGCTGTGTTATGCGTGGGGGTTTAAGAATGGAGTCACACTACATAGAAATGCATCTGGTCCAGAGGAAACTCCTAATTAAATCCGGCAAGAATGCAAACAAGTGTCTGGAGAAAGAACTGGTCGTGCTCAGTGATTCAGAGCGAAAGCAAGGAAAATTGGACAGAAGTCAGTTGTTTCATAACACTGCTTCCAGACCAAAACAGTCAGTCGCTCTCCTCGGAAAAGCCGGAGTGGGGAAAACCACATTCATCCAGCGTTTATGTTTGGACTGGGCGAGTGGCAGCCTGCCTcaatttcagttcatttttttgcTGAACTGTAAGATTTTAGACCTTACACAGTCGAGCTACAGCTTGAAAAGTTTACTGCTTGATTTATCGATGTCTCCACGCTGCAAGGACTCTGATGCTGTGTTCAAACACATCCTCTCCTCTCCTGATGAAGTTCTCATTATTTTCGATAGCTTTGATGACATTAAAGACTTTGAGGGGCTTCTTCAGTCCCCTGCTAAATCACCCACAGGCAATAAATACACCATCAAACAGCTGTTCTCAGGACTGTTCCAGAAGGAAATTCTCTCGGGCTGCACGCTTCTCATTGCCACCAGGCCTAAAGATGTTCTAAATCAGGTTTTGCGAAAAATGGACAGCCTTTTGGAGCTTTGTTGCTTTTCTCCGGAGGACATAGAGCTTTACACATCAAAATATTTCAGGGACATGTCAATTCGGGAGAATGCACTGACAAAAATTAAGACTCAAAGATACATATACAGTCTATGCTCCAACCCACTACTTTGCTGGATTACGTGCTACCTACTAGAGCATCAAGATGGCTGCTGTGACACTATGCCTTCAACCCTCACAGACTTGTACCAAAGAGTGACCTCCAAACATCTGCAGCTGGCTAACCAGGAGAATAGCATATTAGATAACAAAAACAGACAGAATATCCCACAGTTGTGCAAAATGGCATGGGAATGTTTCAAGAACCAAAATACGCATGCAAACCTCATCAGTTCTACAGAGCTGGTGGACTACGGTCTTAAAAGTGGTATACTTACATCCTACGAAACATTGGCGCATCAGGAAAACCACTTTGCAGACCTTTTCACTCAAAACCTCCTAGGTGCCGTGCACTTGGTACAATCTAAACAGGTGAATGAGAAAATGCTTATAGCCCACGGTGGGGTCCACCAGAAGAAACGGAAGATTCAGGGAGAGTCGCAGGATGTGATGCAGAGGTTTGTCACAGGCCTACTCCTCCAGAAGACGCCAACTGATGGAATTAGCATTCTGGAGAGCAGCATGGACCTACAGGCCAAAATGAAGGCTGTAGAAGCTCATCTGGAGAACCTGAAGCCTAATGAACTGGTTCCTGCCAGGTTACTTGAACTGTTTCATTGTGTTTATGAGACCAATAGTGGGAAATTTGCAAAACTGCTGTTGAAAAACCTGCCTCAAAATCTGTCATTCTGTGGGGTGCAGCTTTGCCCGTCTGATGTGTACGTCATATGCCATCTTCTTCAACATGCCATTGCATTAAAGAGGTCCTTCTCCATTAACTTGCAAGATACATGCATTCCCATCAGTGGACTTAAAGAGCTTGTGAGACtccaatgtataaaatcattctg ggCACACACAGCAGACACCATTGGCTTATGGGAGGACTTGCATCAAAGCAATGATGAACTGAACTTGAAAAGTGCCATTGAGAAATTCACCTTGAACCCATTCAAGGCAACACAAGGGTATCACATAGAGAACCTGCCTCTCCTGGTCCAGATTCACAGAGAGAAGAAGTTACCAATGAG TGAATTTGTTTCTGCGCTGGATGAAGGTGTACCAGCCCTCATGCAGCTACAGAGAGTGGAATTTGA GCTTGGAGTCCAGAATGGTCCTGAACTTTTTCCAAAACTCATAGAGGTTTTGCCTTCTCTGCAGTCTCTTGAGCATCTGGA CCTTGAGAAAAACAAAATAGGAGACTCTGGAGCTGAGAAGTTAGCTGGCGCTTTGCACTTTTTGGCATCTCTGAGATTGTtaaa TTTGTCTCAAAACTGCATTGGAGATGCTGGAGTGGAGAAACTGTCTCAAGCTCTGGTATCAGTCCCTTCTTTACAGAGTCTCAG TTTATATGGAAATCTGATTGCTGACACTGGAGCTGAACATCTGGCCACAGTTTTACCAGACATTAAACTCTTACAAGACCTGGA caTTAAGTTTAACAAGTTCACAGACATTGGAGCTAAAAAGCTCAGCGCTGCTCTGAAAAAATGCACAGGAATGAAGTCTTTAGA GCTATGGAATGACTTCATTCCTTATGGAGTTTTTGAACACCTTCATCATCAAGACTCACGGATAAGATCTCTGTGA
- the LOC127451139 gene encoding MHC class II transactivator-like isoform X3: MLNVDMSTSHSCCPVMVPFEDVLFQVRKALQVGPSLVHKLLKELHEANVFSTQYYLSLFKHGEAGKQSLCEMIFNDEEDLARKLSLPIWQKWDISQGILDSAFSKEEDLDQFTDVIDAEAQDIVSDPAFELLPDSVILEYLDSILSGAIEDLLDPDFLDKDYLNFPAGDTDTTCTLTPEEDPFTEKRQISKRKGETTLNKPSHHKRNKKETVCAESPSNERMATIMSEGGPAFQIIQTLCPLTPPLISTVVQTGPTYVLVSPQSVSPGTQILPLSPTDGTVAPPELTTSVLPIGSLSDSVSKSLPSVSVGTLSPTEVSNRQPQKNTESSPLKTERKVRPEAPKCVMDYVCHAKTHMNNSCCVMRGGLRMESHYIEMHLVQRKLLIKSGKNANKCLEKELVVLSDSERKQGKLDRSQLFHNTASRPKQSVALLGKAGVGKTTFIQRLCLDWASGSLPQFQFIFLLNCKILDLTQSSYSLKSLLLDLSMSPRCKDSDAVFKHILSSPDEVLIIFDSFDDIKDFEGLLQSPAKSPTGNKYTIKQLFSGLFQKEILSGCTLLIATRPKDVLNQVLRKMDSLLELCCFSPEDIELYTSKYFRDMSIRENALTKIKTQRYIYSLCSNPLLCWITCYLLEHQDGCCDTMPSTLTDLYQRVTSKHLQLANQENSILDNKNRQNIPQLCKMAWECFKNQNTHANLISSTELVDYGLKSGILTSYETLAHQENHFADLFTQNLLGAVHLVQSKQVNEKMLIAHGGVHQKKRKIQGESQDVMQRFVTGLLLQKTPTDGISILESSMDLQAKMKAVEAHLENLKPNELVPARLLELFHCVYETNSGKFAKLLLKNLPQNLSFCGVQLCPSDVYVICHLLQHAIALKRSFSINLQDTCIPISGLKELVRLQCIKSFWAHTADTIGLWEDLHQSNDELNLKSAIEKFTLNPFKATQGYHIENLPLLVQIHREKKLPMSEFVSALDEGVPALMQLQRVEFELGVQNGPELFPKLIEVLPSLQSLEHLDLEKNKIGDSGAEKLAGALHFLASLRLLNLSQNCIGDAGVEKLSQALVSVPSLQSLSLYGNLIADTGAEHLATVLPDIKLLQDLDIKFNKFTDIGAKKLSAALKKCTGMKSLELWNDFIPYGVFEHLHHQDSRIRSL; encoded by the exons ATGCTGAATGTTGACATGAGCACATCTCACAGTTGTTGTCCAGTCATGGTGCCTTTTGAAGATGTGCTGTTTCAGGTGAGAAAAGCGTTACAGGTCGGCCCGAGCCTAGTGCACAAACTCCTCAAAGAGCTGCATGAAGCAAATGTCTTCTCCACACAATACTACCTGTCCCTCTTTAAGCATGGTGAAGCTGGAAAGCAGAGTCTGTGTGAAATGATTTTTAATGATGAAGAGGATCTGGCCAGGAAACTCTCTTTACCTATTTGGCAAAAGTGGGACATCAGTCAAGGCATCCTGGATTCAGCTTTCAGCAAAGAGGAGGATTTGGATCAATTTACAGATGTTATTG ATGCTGAAGCGCAAGATATTGTCTCAGATCCAGCGTTTGAACTCTTGCCTG ACAGTGTTATCTTGGAATACCTTGATTCCATTCTGAGTGGAGCAATCGAAGACTTATTGG ATCCCGATTTCCTTGATAAAGATTATCTAAATTTTCCAG CAGGCGACACAGACACAACCTGCACGCTGACACCAGAGGAAGATCCTTTTACAGAAAAAAGGCAAATTTCAAAACGCAAAG GTGAAACAACTCTGAACAAACCTTCCCACCATAAACGCAACAAGAAAG aaacagtgtgtgcAGAAAGTCCCTCGAATGAAAGGATGGCCACCATTATGTCTGAGG GTGGTCCAGCATTCCAGATCATCCAGACCCTCTGTCCTCTTACACCACCTTTAATAAGCACTGTGGTTCAAACAGGGCCCACATATGTGCTTG TGTCACCCCAATCTGTGAGTCCAGGCACTCAAATACTTCCTCTTTCACCTA CTGATGGCACAGTTGCCCCACCAGAACTCACTACGTCAGTCCTCCCAATTGGCTCATTATCAGACAGTGTGAGCAAGAGTTTACCATCGGTATCTGTAGGCACTCTCTCTCCAACAGAAG TTTCAAATAGACAGCCACAAAAGAACACTGAATCCTCTCCTCTCAAAACAGAAAGGAAAGTCCGTCCAGAAGCACCAA AATGCGTGATGGACTACGTGTGTCATGCCAAAACCCACATGAACAATTCTTGCTGTGTTATGCGTGGGGGTTTAAGAATGGAGTCACACTACATAGAAATGCATCTGGTCCAGAGGAAACTCCTAATTAAATCCGGCAAGAATGCAAACAAGTGTCTGGAGAAAGAACTGGTCGTGCTCAGTGATTCAGAGCGAAAGCAAGGAAAATTGGACAGAAGTCAGTTGTTTCATAACACTGCTTCCAGACCAAAACAGTCAGTCGCTCTCCTCGGAAAAGCCGGAGTGGGGAAAACCACATTCATCCAGCGTTTATGTTTGGACTGGGCGAGTGGCAGCCTGCCTcaatttcagttcatttttttgcTGAACTGTAAGATTTTAGACCTTACACAGTCGAGCTACAGCTTGAAAAGTTTACTGCTTGATTTATCGATGTCTCCACGCTGCAAGGACTCTGATGCTGTGTTCAAACACATCCTCTCCTCTCCTGATGAAGTTCTCATTATTTTCGATAGCTTTGATGACATTAAAGACTTTGAGGGGCTTCTTCAGTCCCCTGCTAAATCACCCACAGGCAATAAATACACCATCAAACAGCTGTTCTCAGGACTGTTCCAGAAGGAAATTCTCTCGGGCTGCACGCTTCTCATTGCCACCAGGCCTAAAGATGTTCTAAATCAGGTTTTGCGAAAAATGGACAGCCTTTTGGAGCTTTGTTGCTTTTCTCCGGAGGACATAGAGCTTTACACATCAAAATATTTCAGGGACATGTCAATTCGGGAGAATGCACTGACAAAAATTAAGACTCAAAGATACATATACAGTCTATGCTCCAACCCACTACTTTGCTGGATTACGTGCTACCTACTAGAGCATCAAGATGGCTGCTGTGACACTATGCCTTCAACCCTCACAGACTTGTACCAAAGAGTGACCTCCAAACATCTGCAGCTGGCTAACCAGGAGAATAGCATATTAGATAACAAAAACAGACAGAATATCCCACAGTTGTGCAAAATGGCATGGGAATGTTTCAAGAACCAAAATACGCATGCAAACCTCATCAGTTCTACAGAGCTGGTGGACTACGGTCTTAAAAGTGGTATACTTACATCCTACGAAACATTGGCGCATCAGGAAAACCACTTTGCAGACCTTTTCACTCAAAACCTCCTAGGTGCCGTGCACTTGGTACAATCTAAACAGGTGAATGAGAAAATGCTTATAGCCCACGGTGGGGTCCACCAGAAGAAACGGAAGATTCAGGGAGAGTCGCAGGATGTGATGCAGAGGTTTGTCACAGGCCTACTCCTCCAGAAGACGCCAACTGATGGAATTAGCATTCTGGAGAGCAGCATGGACCTACAGGCCAAAATGAAGGCTGTAGAAGCTCATCTGGAGAACCTGAAGCCTAATGAACTGGTTCCTGCCAGGTTACTTGAACTGTTTCATTGTGTTTATGAGACCAATAGTGGGAAATTTGCAAAACTGCTGTTGAAAAACCTGCCTCAAAATCTGTCATTCTGTGGGGTGCAGCTTTGCCCGTCTGATGTGTACGTCATATGCCATCTTCTTCAACATGCCATTGCATTAAAGAGGTCCTTCTCCATTAACTTGCAAGATACATGCATTCCCATCAGTGGACTTAAAGAGCTTGTGAGACtccaatgtataaaatcattctg ggCACACACAGCAGACACCATTGGCTTATGGGAGGACTTGCATCAAAGCAATGATGAACTGAACTTGAAAAGTGCCATTGAGAAATTCACCTTGAACCCATTCAAGGCAACACAAGGGTATCACATAGAGAACCTGCCTCTCCTGGTCCAGATTCACAGAGAGAAGAAGTTACCAATGAG TGAATTTGTTTCTGCGCTGGATGAAGGTGTACCAGCCCTCATGCAGCTACAGAGAGTGGAATTTGA GCTTGGAGTCCAGAATGGTCCTGAACTTTTTCCAAAACTCATAGAGGTTTTGCCTTCTCTGCAGTCTCTTGAGCATCTGGA CCTTGAGAAAAACAAAATAGGAGACTCTGGAGCTGAGAAGTTAGCTGGCGCTTTGCACTTTTTGGCATCTCTGAGATTGTtaaa TTTGTCTCAAAACTGCATTGGAGATGCTGGAGTGGAGAAACTGTCTCAAGCTCTGGTATCAGTCCCTTCTTTACAGAGTCTCAG TTTATATGGAAATCTGATTGCTGACACTGGAGCTGAACATCTGGCCACAGTTTTACCAGACATTAAACTCTTACAAGACCTGGA caTTAAGTTTAACAAGTTCACAGACATTGGAGCTAAAAAGCTCAGCGCTGCTCTGAAAAAATGCACAGGAATGAAGTCTTTAGA GCTATGGAATGACTTCATTCCTTATGGAGTTTTTGAACACCTTCATCATCAAGACTCACGGATAAGATCTCTGTGA
- the LOC127451139 gene encoding MHC class II transactivator-like isoform X1 produces MLNVDMSTSHSCCPVMVPFEDVLFQVRKALQVGPSLVHKLLKELHEANVFSTQYYLSLFKHGEAGKQSLCEMIFNDEEDLARKLSLPIWQKWDISQGILDSAFSKEEDLDQFTDVIDAEAQDIVSDPAFELLPDSVILEYLDSILSGAIEDLLDPDFLDKDYLNFPAGDTDTTCTLTPEEDPFTEKRQISKRKGETTLNKPSHHKRNKKETVCAESPSNERMATIMSEGNFRLSSNTFQHVLQVPLTSISAFDSPPLLPTSGGPAFQIIQTLCPLTPPLISTVVQTGPTYVLVSPQSVSPGTQILPLSPTDGTVAPPELTTSVLPIGSLSDSVSKSLPSVSVGTLSPTEVSNRQPQKNTESSPLKTERKVRPEAPKCVMDYVCHAKTHMNNSCCVMRGGLRMESHYIEMHLVQRKLLIKSGKNANKCLEKELVVLSDSERKQGKLDRSQLFHNTASRPKQSVALLGKAGVGKTTFIQRLCLDWASGSLPQFQFIFLLNCKILDLTQSSYSLKSLLLDLSMSPRCKDSDAVFKHILSSPDEVLIIFDSFDDIKDFEGLLQSPAKSPTGNKYTIKQLFSGLFQKEILSGCTLLIATRPKDVLNQVLRKMDSLLELCCFSPEDIELYTSKYFRDMSIRENALTKIKTQRYIYSLCSNPLLCWITCYLLEHQDGCCDTMPSTLTDLYQRVTSKHLQLANQENSILDNKNRQNIPQLCKMAWECFKNQNTHANLISSTELVDYGLKSGILTSYETLAHQENHFADLFTQNLLGAVHLVQSKQVNEKMLIAHGGVHQKKRKIQGESQDVMQRFVTGLLLQKTPTDGISILESSMDLQAKMKAVEAHLENLKPNELVPARLLELFHCVYETNSGKFAKLLLKNLPQNLSFCGVQLCPSDVYVICHLLQHAIALKRSFSINLQDTCIPISGLKELVRLQCIKSFWAHTADTIGLWEDLHQSNDELNLKSAIEKFTLNPFKATQGYHIENLPLLVQIHREKKLPMSEFVSALDEGVPALMQLQRVEFELGVQNGPELFPKLIEVLPSLQSLEHLDLEKNKIGDSGAEKLAGALHFLASLRLLNLSQNCIGDAGVEKLSQALVSVPSLQSLSLYGNLIADTGAEHLATVLPDIKLLQDLDIKFNKFTDIGAKKLSAALKKCTGMKSLELWNDFIPYGVFEHLHHQDSRIRSL; encoded by the exons ATGCTGAATGTTGACATGAGCACATCTCACAGTTGTTGTCCAGTCATGGTGCCTTTTGAAGATGTGCTGTTTCAGGTGAGAAAAGCGTTACAGGTCGGCCCGAGCCTAGTGCACAAACTCCTCAAAGAGCTGCATGAAGCAAATGTCTTCTCCACACAATACTACCTGTCCCTCTTTAAGCATGGTGAAGCTGGAAAGCAGAGTCTGTGTGAAATGATTTTTAATGATGAAGAGGATCTGGCCAGGAAACTCTCTTTACCTATTTGGCAAAAGTGGGACATCAGTCAAGGCATCCTGGATTCAGCTTTCAGCAAAGAGGAGGATTTGGATCAATTTACAGATGTTATTG ATGCTGAAGCGCAAGATATTGTCTCAGATCCAGCGTTTGAACTCTTGCCTG ACAGTGTTATCTTGGAATACCTTGATTCCATTCTGAGTGGAGCAATCGAAGACTTATTGG ATCCCGATTTCCTTGATAAAGATTATCTAAATTTTCCAG CAGGCGACACAGACACAACCTGCACGCTGACACCAGAGGAAGATCCTTTTACAGAAAAAAGGCAAATTTCAAAACGCAAAG GTGAAACAACTCTGAACAAACCTTCCCACCATAAACGCAACAAGAAAG aaacagtgtgtgcAGAAAGTCCCTCGAATGAAAGGATGGCCACCATTATGTCTGAGGGTAATTTCCGCTTAAGCTCAAATACATTCCAGCATGTATTACAAGTACCTTTGACTAGCATCAGTGCCTTCGACAGTCCCCCTCTTCTGCCCACTAGTG GTGGTCCAGCATTCCAGATCATCCAGACCCTCTGTCCTCTTACACCACCTTTAATAAGCACTGTGGTTCAAACAGGGCCCACATATGTGCTTG TGTCACCCCAATCTGTGAGTCCAGGCACTCAAATACTTCCTCTTTCACCTA CTGATGGCACAGTTGCCCCACCAGAACTCACTACGTCAGTCCTCCCAATTGGCTCATTATCAGACAGTGTGAGCAAGAGTTTACCATCGGTATCTGTAGGCACTCTCTCTCCAACAGAAG TTTCAAATAGACAGCCACAAAAGAACACTGAATCCTCTCCTCTCAAAACAGAAAGGAAAGTCCGTCCAGAAGCACCAA AATGCGTGATGGACTACGTGTGTCATGCCAAAACCCACATGAACAATTCTTGCTGTGTTATGCGTGGGGGTTTAAGAATGGAGTCACACTACATAGAAATGCATCTGGTCCAGAGGAAACTCCTAATTAAATCCGGCAAGAATGCAAACAAGTGTCTGGAGAAAGAACTGGTCGTGCTCAGTGATTCAGAGCGAAAGCAAGGAAAATTGGACAGAAGTCAGTTGTTTCATAACACTGCTTCCAGACCAAAACAGTCAGTCGCTCTCCTCGGAAAAGCCGGAGTGGGGAAAACCACATTCATCCAGCGTTTATGTTTGGACTGGGCGAGTGGCAGCCTGCCTcaatttcagttcatttttttgcTGAACTGTAAGATTTTAGACCTTACACAGTCGAGCTACAGCTTGAAAAGTTTACTGCTTGATTTATCGATGTCTCCACGCTGCAAGGACTCTGATGCTGTGTTCAAACACATCCTCTCCTCTCCTGATGAAGTTCTCATTATTTTCGATAGCTTTGATGACATTAAAGACTTTGAGGGGCTTCTTCAGTCCCCTGCTAAATCACCCACAGGCAATAAATACACCATCAAACAGCTGTTCTCAGGACTGTTCCAGAAGGAAATTCTCTCGGGCTGCACGCTTCTCATTGCCACCAGGCCTAAAGATGTTCTAAATCAGGTTTTGCGAAAAATGGACAGCCTTTTGGAGCTTTGTTGCTTTTCTCCGGAGGACATAGAGCTTTACACATCAAAATATTTCAGGGACATGTCAATTCGGGAGAATGCACTGACAAAAATTAAGACTCAAAGATACATATACAGTCTATGCTCCAACCCACTACTTTGCTGGATTACGTGCTACCTACTAGAGCATCAAGATGGCTGCTGTGACACTATGCCTTCAACCCTCACAGACTTGTACCAAAGAGTGACCTCCAAACATCTGCAGCTGGCTAACCAGGAGAATAGCATATTAGATAACAAAAACAGACAGAATATCCCACAGTTGTGCAAAATGGCATGGGAATGTTTCAAGAACCAAAATACGCATGCAAACCTCATCAGTTCTACAGAGCTGGTGGACTACGGTCTTAAAAGTGGTATACTTACATCCTACGAAACATTGGCGCATCAGGAAAACCACTTTGCAGACCTTTTCACTCAAAACCTCCTAGGTGCCGTGCACTTGGTACAATCTAAACAGGTGAATGAGAAAATGCTTATAGCCCACGGTGGGGTCCACCAGAAGAAACGGAAGATTCAGGGAGAGTCGCAGGATGTGATGCAGAGGTTTGTCACAGGCCTACTCCTCCAGAAGACGCCAACTGATGGAATTAGCATTCTGGAGAGCAGCATGGACCTACAGGCCAAAATGAAGGCTGTAGAAGCTCATCTGGAGAACCTGAAGCCTAATGAACTGGTTCCTGCCAGGTTACTTGAACTGTTTCATTGTGTTTATGAGACCAATAGTGGGAAATTTGCAAAACTGCTGTTGAAAAACCTGCCTCAAAATCTGTCATTCTGTGGGGTGCAGCTTTGCCCGTCTGATGTGTACGTCATATGCCATCTTCTTCAACATGCCATTGCATTAAAGAGGTCCTTCTCCATTAACTTGCAAGATACATGCATTCCCATCAGTGGACTTAAAGAGCTTGTGAGACtccaatgtataaaatcattctg ggCACACACAGCAGACACCATTGGCTTATGGGAGGACTTGCATCAAAGCAATGATGAACTGAACTTGAAAAGTGCCATTGAGAAATTCACCTTGAACCCATTCAAGGCAACACAAGGGTATCACATAGAGAACCTGCCTCTCCTGGTCCAGATTCACAGAGAGAAGAAGTTACCAATGAG TGAATTTGTTTCTGCGCTGGATGAAGGTGTACCAGCCCTCATGCAGCTACAGAGAGTGGAATTTGA GCTTGGAGTCCAGAATGGTCCTGAACTTTTTCCAAAACTCATAGAGGTTTTGCCTTCTCTGCAGTCTCTTGAGCATCTGGA CCTTGAGAAAAACAAAATAGGAGACTCTGGAGCTGAGAAGTTAGCTGGCGCTTTGCACTTTTTGGCATCTCTGAGATTGTtaaa TTTGTCTCAAAACTGCATTGGAGATGCTGGAGTGGAGAAACTGTCTCAAGCTCTGGTATCAGTCCCTTCTTTACAGAGTCTCAG TTTATATGGAAATCTGATTGCTGACACTGGAGCTGAACATCTGGCCACAGTTTTACCAGACATTAAACTCTTACAAGACCTGGA caTTAAGTTTAACAAGTTCACAGACATTGGAGCTAAAAAGCTCAGCGCTGCTCTGAAAAAATGCACAGGAATGAAGTCTTTAGA GCTATGGAATGACTTCATTCCTTATGGAGTTTTTGAACACCTTCATCATCAAGACTCACGGATAAGATCTCTGTGA